Proteins encoded together in one Thermoplasmatales archaeon BRNA1 window:
- a CDS encoding putative methanogenesis marker protein 2, translated as MAVHDVVEAVRNFPGVTRKAKIHEVVDLLPVSKFPNVIASEGEDAAVIETQEGICTLFAADGIMESLVNSDPYMAGYFAVLVNVNDIAAMGGRATAMVDVMSMEDEIICGRMLRGMEEGVHRFNVPIVGGHTHPDCSYHALDISVIGTVKRSDIVLSSTARDGDDVVMVMDLDGHYPKSIPYAWETTLAKDPKTVQRQMDAAARVAEEHLVHAGKDMSNPGCVGTLGMLLESSEMGAVVDLDAIPAPKGCKDLEDFIHWILSYQGCGFVYTCDPSCSQKVIDIFSKVGCTGAVVGKINSSKRYELVQNGERETLFDFSRDIITGCRPKQHPGYRSE; from the coding sequence ATGGCAGTTCATGACGTTGTCGAAGCGGTCCGCAATTTCCCGGGAGTGACCAGGAAGGCCAAGATCCACGAGGTCGTCGATCTCCTGCCCGTGAGCAAGTTCCCCAACGTCATCGCCTCCGAGGGGGAGGACGCCGCGGTGATCGAGACACAGGAGGGCATCTGCACCCTCTTTGCCGCGGACGGTATCATGGAATCCCTCGTGAACTCCGACCCCTACATGGCCGGATACTTCGCGGTCCTCGTCAACGTCAACGACATCGCCGCCATGGGAGGCCGCGCGACCGCGATGGTCGACGTCATGTCCATGGAGGACGAGATCATCTGCGGCAGGATGCTCCGCGGTATGGAGGAAGGGGTTCACAGGTTCAACGTCCCCATAGTTGGCGGCCATACCCACCCCGACTGCTCATACCACGCCCTGGACATCTCGGTCATCGGCACCGTGAAGCGCTCGGACATCGTCCTTTCGAGCACCGCGAGGGACGGCGACGACGTCGTCATGGTCATGGACCTCGACGGGCACTACCCCAAGAGCATACCCTATGCGTGGGAGACCACCCTCGCAAAGGACCCCAAGACCGTCCAGAGGCAGATGGATGCCGCCGCCAGGGTTGCTGAGGAGCACCTCGTCCACGCCGGAAAGGACATGAGCAACCCCGGGTGCGTGGGGACACTCGGTATGCTTCTTGAATCCTCGGAGATGGGCGCGGTCGTCGACCTGGATGCCATCCCCGCCCCCAAGGGATGCAAGGACCTGGAGGACTTCATCCACTGGATCCTATCCTACCAGGGGTGCGGATTCGTCTACACCTGCGACCCCTCATGCTCCCAGAAGGTCATCGACATATTCTCCAAGGTGGGATGCACCGGGGCCGTCGTAGGAAAGATCAACTCCTCGAAGAGGTACGAGCTCGTCCAGAACGGCGAGAGGGAAACGCTTTTCGATTTCAGCAGGGACATCATCACGGGATGCAGGCCCAAGCAGCATCCCGGATACAGGTCGGAGTGA
- a CDS encoding putative secreted protein containing a PDZ domain gives MSTTVMILLALLIVYIPIYIWTWKSPNAIRYGFQKYGPLIKINTKLGLKLMDRLGKYRRFWRFFGIASQVFAFVEMVFMVFMIVFSVIRIPSILQSHSSLGVEYVLALPGLNPIMPFWYTLLALIIAVVLHEFAHGVQTRANGMKVENTGGLYCVVPVGAFVEPDQTDVDRCSRTAKLDLFSAGISANFIIAGVAFLLFSVVMLGGMTNQYEDNAAIYGEVEGSPADIAGIPSGAIILSMNGQAVLYEDFDDPVKMSAVRGPFYLVTITYVQDGSGVATTSAAIPWGMYISKLADDSPAGKAGLSKGDTIVKMNDTEVFTSSQFTDYMKTTSKGETVTITYVDANNAVQTTTAVLEENGNKGYGYLGVYTSTSGLNLLTPSQVLDKARNPLYGVDSLTDLPQALMGYLTMPYSGFDPLPSSIQWWYGDYNAFFWSFLELLYWLFWLNILLGITNALPAVPFDGGYIFQGWVDRLLERIGVKDAEKRDKQAAEITKNVSTLFLFAFVLIIVVAII, from the coding sequence ATGAGCACCACCGTGATGATCCTCCTTGCCCTCCTGATCGTCTACATCCCGATCTACATCTGGACGTGGAAGTCCCCCAACGCGATCAGGTACGGGTTCCAGAAGTACGGTCCGCTCATCAAGATCAACACCAAGCTCGGCCTGAAGCTGATGGACCGTCTCGGAAAGTACCGCCGCTTCTGGAGGTTCTTCGGAATAGCGTCCCAGGTCTTCGCGTTCGTGGAGATGGTGTTCATGGTCTTCATGATCGTGTTCTCCGTCATCCGCATCCCCTCGATCCTGCAGTCGCATTCGTCCCTCGGGGTGGAGTACGTTCTGGCCCTCCCCGGCCTGAACCCCATCATGCCATTCTGGTACACCCTCCTCGCCCTGATCATAGCCGTCGTGCTCCACGAGTTCGCACACGGGGTCCAGACCAGGGCCAACGGCATGAAGGTCGAGAACACCGGAGGGCTGTACTGCGTGGTCCCCGTGGGGGCCTTCGTGGAGCCGGACCAGACGGATGTAGACAGGTGCTCCAGGACCGCCAAGCTCGATCTCTTCTCCGCGGGTATATCCGCCAACTTCATCATCGCCGGGGTGGCGTTCCTGCTGTTCTCCGTGGTGATGCTCGGGGGCATGACCAACCAGTACGAGGACAATGCGGCGATCTACGGGGAGGTCGAGGGCTCTCCGGCGGACATCGCGGGGATCCCCTCGGGAGCGATCATCCTCAGCATGAACGGGCAGGCCGTCCTCTACGAGGACTTCGACGACCCCGTCAAGATGTCCGCCGTCCGCGGCCCGTTCTATCTGGTCACCATCACCTACGTCCAGGACGGATCCGGTGTTGCGACGACCTCCGCGGCGATACCGTGGGGGATGTACATATCGAAGCTGGCCGACGATTCGCCGGCGGGTAAGGCAGGCCTGTCAAAGGGGGACACCATCGTCAAGATGAACGACACCGAGGTGTTCACCTCCTCCCAGTTTACGGACTATATGAAGACCACCTCCAAGGGCGAGACCGTCACCATCACCTATGTGGACGCCAACAACGCCGTTCAGACCACCACGGCCGTCCTCGAAGAGAACGGTAACAAGGGATACGGGTATCTCGGCGTCTACACCTCCACCTCCGGGCTGAACCTCCTGACGCCCTCGCAGGTCCTCGACAAGGCAAGGAATCCCCTGTACGGCGTGGATTCCCTCACGGACCTTCCCCAGGCCCTCATGGGCTATCTCACGATGCCCTACAGCGGCTTCGACCCCCTGCCCTCCAGCATCCAGTGGTGGTACGGCGATTACAACGCATTCTTCTGGTCCTTCCTCGAGCTCCTCTACTGGCTGTTCTGGCTGAACATTCTGCTCGGGATAACCAACGCCCTGCCCGCGGTGCCCTTCGACGGAGGGTACATCTTCCAGGGATGGGTGGACAGGCTCCTGGAGAGGATCGGGGTCAAGGATGCCGAGAAGCGCGATAAGCAGGCAGCGGAGATCACCAAGAACGTCTCCACCCTTTTCCTGTTCGCGTTCGTCCTAATCATCGTAGTCGCGATAATCTGA
- a CDS encoding putative Rossmann fold enzyme, which translates to MKFFEWEPTYRAICDDFGFDPSADDLSVRILEAVTPMLDLDDEDCLSPLIGDTVTVIGDSPQLESDLRELPPEGCIISAGSATERVVAAGIRPDIVVTDLDGPIEAQIGCSRDGAVTLILAHGDNQDLVRAYAPQFRGKVVLTTQGKPSGNVLNFGGFTDGDRSVCLARHFGASRIILLGFDFSNPSTKDGSDPQTKLRKLSWAKRIIFDGAHNDIVHPRR; encoded by the coding sequence ATGAAGTTCTTTGAATGGGAGCCGACCTATCGCGCGATCTGCGACGATTTCGGTTTCGACCCCTCAGCCGACGACCTCTCCGTGAGGATTCTCGAGGCCGTCACCCCCATGCTCGACCTGGACGACGAGGACTGCCTGTCGCCACTGATCGGGGATACGGTCACCGTCATAGGGGACTCGCCCCAGCTGGAATCCGACCTGAGGGAGCTTCCCCCCGAGGGATGCATCATTTCCGCGGGATCCGCCACCGAACGCGTCGTCGCCGCGGGCATCAGGCCGGACATCGTCGTCACCGACCTCGACGGCCCCATCGAGGCGCAGATCGGCTGCAGCAGGGACGGTGCCGTCACCCTCATCCTCGCCCACGGCGACAACCAGGACCTCGTAAGGGCCTATGCCCCCCAATTCAGGGGGAAGGTCGTCCTCACCACCCAGGGAAAGCCCTCCGGCAACGTCCTGAACTTCGGCGGGTTCACCGACGGGGACAGGTCCGTCTGCCTCGCGAGGCACTTCGGGGCATCGAGGATAATCCTCCTGGGATTCGATTTCTCGAACCCAAGCACCAAGGACGGCTCCGACCCCCAGACGAAGCTCAGGAAGCTCTCCTGGGCTAAGAGGATAATATTCGACGGCGCGCACAACGACATCGTGCACCCGCGGAGGTAA
- a CDS encoding putative membrane protein encodes MAKSGRVLVLAVDRDDDFGRKGGVQTPCVGVDACLEAAQKFGVKEPEDSDLNALYNAIHEYNDILASHDAEEVQVALICGDESVGRRSDRRVREQLEEVLSQFEADEIVVVTDGSEDKGVIEYIMGLVHIIDVKATVVKQTRNAETIIAIIAGYMKEPEKRKRFLAPLSWLIIFISMIYLAANLFTSDSVDKFFLGSTTLFIFLAMGVLIMLYAYSLDEKIRGGLHHFMDRVRAGSIIIVFVIAAVLLFLFGIILGVYSMDDIYTTRTTERVLVFIANGMWPALFGIMMYLFGVLVDGYMSRRSIRYLSIIGCLNVLAIGLIMTGALDYLIGYTGLFTTSYIIIMAEIFSGIIVAVAAGAISRRMKKIAEIELSEKQESANEVL; translated from the coding sequence ATGGCCAAATCGGGCAGGGTTCTCGTTCTCGCCGTCGACCGTGACGACGATTTCGGACGCAAGGGAGGTGTTCAGACCCCCTGCGTAGGCGTAGACGCATGTCTGGAAGCCGCCCAGAAGTTCGGTGTGAAGGAGCCCGAGGACTCCGACCTGAACGCCCTCTACAACGCCATCCACGAATACAACGACATCCTCGCATCCCATGACGCGGAGGAGGTGCAGGTCGCCCTCATCTGCGGGGACGAGAGCGTCGGCAGGCGCTCCGACAGGAGGGTCAGGGAACAGCTCGAGGAGGTCCTCTCGCAGTTCGAGGCCGACGAGATCGTAGTCGTCACCGACGGTTCCGAGGACAAGGGCGTCATCGAGTACATCATGGGCCTGGTCCACATCATAGACGTGAAGGCCACCGTCGTCAAGCAGACCCGCAACGCAGAGACCATCATCGCCATCATCGCCGGGTACATGAAGGAGCCCGAGAAGAGGAAACGCTTCCTCGCGCCCCTGTCCTGGCTGATCATCTTCATATCGATGATCTACCTGGCGGCCAACCTGTTCACCTCGGATTCCGTGGACAAGTTCTTCCTCGGCTCCACCACCCTGTTCATATTCCTGGCCATGGGGGTGCTGATCATGCTGTACGCGTACAGCCTGGACGAGAAGATACGCGGCGGGCTCCACCATTTCATGGACCGCGTACGCGCGGGAAGCATCATCATCGTCTTCGTCATCGCCGCCGTCCTCCTGTTCCTCTTCGGAATCATCCTGGGCGTCTACTCCATGGACGACATCTACACCACCCGCACCACCGAGCGCGTGCTGGTATTCATCGCCAACGGTATGTGGCCCGCCCTGTTCGGCATCATGATGTACCTGTTCGGGGTCCTGGTGGACGGATACATGAGCCGCAGGTCCATCCGCTACCTCAGCATTATCGGGTGCCTGAACGTCCTTGCCATCGGCCTCATCATGACCGGTGCCCTGGACTACCTCATCGGATACACCGGGCTCTTCACCACCTCCTACATCATCATCATGGCGGAGATATTCAGCGGCATCATCGTGGCGGTCGCCGCCGGTGCCATCAGCAGGCGTATGAAGAAGATCGCCGAAATAGAGCTCTCCGAGAAGCAGGAGAGTGCGAATGAAGTTCTTTGA
- a CDS encoding putative translation initiation factor eIF-6: MRLSRVSGTFNIGVNAVANESLAFVTPDADGQFLRDLQEALGVETVTVTVGGAHVVGSLLAMNSNGIAVSGQVEGDELELIRKHLPVIRLPDELNAAGNNILVNDSGAIVNPDTSDRTLKQISKVFGVEAVRGTVAGINTVGSLCACNNKGCVCPTDATPEEIQMIKDVLRVDVQTSSVNHGSKYLGAGIVANTKGALIGDETTPIEMGRIEDGLALF; encoded by the coding sequence ATGAGGCTCTCCAGGGTATCCGGTACGTTCAACATCGGTGTGAACGCGGTAGCCAACGAGAGCCTCGCATTCGTCACCCCGGACGCCGACGGGCAGTTCCTCAGGGACCTGCAGGAGGCGCTCGGGGTGGAAACCGTTACCGTCACGGTCGGGGGCGCCCACGTAGTTGGGTCCCTGCTCGCGATGAACTCCAACGGCATAGCCGTCTCCGGACAGGTGGAGGGCGACGAGCTCGAGCTCATCAGGAAACACCTCCCCGTCATCCGCCTCCCCGACGAGCTCAACGCCGCCGGGAACAACATTCTAGTCAACGACAGCGGGGCCATCGTGAACCCCGACACCTCCGACCGCACCCTCAAGCAGATCTCCAAGGTCTTCGGGGTCGAGGCGGTCCGCGGCACCGTCGCCGGCATCAACACCGTCGGCTCGCTGTGCGCCTGCAACAACAAGGGATGCGTCTGCCCCACGGATGCGACCCCCGAGGAGATCCAGATGATAAAGGACGTCCTCAGGGTCGACGTGCAGACCTCCTCCGTCAACCACGGTTCCAAGTACCTCGGTGCGGGCATCGTCGCCAACACCAAGGGGGCCCTCATCGGGGACGAGACCACCCCCATCGAGATGGGCAGGATCGAGGACGGCCTAGCACTTTTCTGA
- a CDS encoding LSU ribosomal protein L31E — translation MADEETRIIIIPLRGAKQAPRSRRTERAVKDVRAAIMRHMKVDAEHVWIDKSVNEKLWENGIRNPPSKIAVKCVKFDDGLVEVSLSE, via the coding sequence ATGGCAGACGAAGAAACCAGGATCATCATCATCCCGCTCAGGGGAGCGAAACAGGCTCCCAGGTCCAGGAGGACCGAGCGCGCAGTGAAGGACGTCCGCGCAGCCATCATGAGGCACATGAAGGTCGACGCCGAGCACGTCTGGATCGACAAGTCCGTCAACGAGAAGCTCTGGGAGAACGGAATCCGCAACCCGCCCTCCAAGATCGCCGTCAAGTGCGTCAAGTTCGACGACGGCCTCGTTGAGGTCTCCCTCTCGGAGTGA
- a CDS encoding LSU ribosomal protein L39E, producing MKMSSTKPPAMKERLNKKVKQNRRVPAWVMIRTNRQFLRHPKRRSWRMSKLKE from the coding sequence ATGAAAATGTCCAGCACCAAGCCCCCTGCGATGAAAGAGAGGCTCAACAAGAAAGTCAAGCAGAACCGCCGTGTTCCCGCTTGGGTCATGATCAGGACCAACAGGCAGTTCCTGAGGCACCCCAAGAGGCGCTCGTGGCGCATGAGCAAGCTTAAGGAGTGA
- a CDS encoding DNA-binding TFAR19-related protein: MAELQQQAQSQQAQAQQEQQAKQLEAQKQSILRQIMTPEARDRLANVKLANANLAASVENQLIRLAQSGRLQSQVTDAMLKEILQQMAPQEREISITYQRRE; the protein is encoded by the coding sequence ATGGCGGAGCTCCAGCAGCAGGCCCAGTCCCAGCAGGCTCAGGCGCAGCAGGAGCAGCAGGCCAAACAGCTCGAGGCACAGAAGCAGTCCATTCTCAGGCAGATCATGACCCCCGAGGCCCGCGACAGGCTGGCGAACGTCAAGCTCGCCAACGCCAACCTCGCCGCCTCCGTGGAGAACCAGCTCATCAGGCTCGCACAGAGCGGAAGGCTGCAGTCACAGGTCACCGACGCCATGCTCAAGGAGATCCTTCAGCAGATGGCTCCCCAGGAAAGGGAGATAAGCATCACATACCAAAGGAGAGAATGA
- a CDS encoding SSU ribosomal protein S19E, with amino-acid sequence MVTVYDVPAEPLILKVAEKLKQNDKIVAPEWAEFAKTGIHTERAPAQADWWYTRAASIMRKLYVKGPMGTSKLAAEYGGYVDRGAKPNRAVKGSRNIIRKCLIQLQDAGLLEATNDKQGRKVSAAGQSMLDNAAKEVFDASKN; translated from the coding sequence ATGGTAACAGTCTACGACGTTCCCGCAGAGCCCCTCATCCTCAAAGTGGCCGAGAAGCTCAAGCAGAACGACAAGATAGTTGCTCCTGAGTGGGCCGAGTTCGCTAAGACCGGTATCCACACGGAGAGGGCTCCCGCCCAGGCGGACTGGTGGTACACCAGGGCCGCTTCCATCATGAGAAAGCTGTACGTCAAGGGTCCCATGGGAACCTCCAAGCTCGCAGCCGAGTACGGAGGATACGTCGACCGTGGAGCCAAGCCGAACAGGGCAGTCAAGGGATCCAGGAACATCATCAGGAAATGCCTGATCCAGCTCCAGGACGCCGGACTCCTCGAGGCCACCAACGACAAGCAGGGACGCAAGGTCAGCGCAGCGGGACAGAGCATGCTCGACAACGCTGCCAAAGAGGTCTTCGACGCATCCAAGAACTGA
- a CDS encoding 3-hydroxy-3-methylglutaryl-coenzyme A reductase → MGRPMTDGTGLKNRGHSHADVDERRAAAEQFTGATLERVGKYCFSSEDAAHNCENMIGAVQIPLGYAGPVKINGEYAQGEFLVPMATTEGALIASVSRGMSVMNDAGGVRAKTFGDYMTRAPVLRVRDLEHSCQVIQWIDAHGDEMRQAVAGTTSHGKLVKIEKFPTGRNLYLRFSFETGDAMGMNMATIASEAVCRLIEQETGAVMVSVSGNMCSDKKPAAINMIEGRGKTVVAEALIPADIVEKRLHASASAIVETNIRKNLIGSSMAGMLGANAHAANMVAAVFLATGQDPAQVTEGALTLTDCEDVDGSLYISVRMPSIEVGTVGGGTSLPTQAEALNMIGCKGAGKARKLAEIIAATVLAGELSTLAAQAAGQLGKAHAELGRGKK, encoded by the coding sequence ATGGGCAGGCCCATGACTGACGGCACAGGTCTCAAGAACAGGGGCCATTCGCACGCGGACGTCGACGAGAGGCGCGCCGCTGCGGAACAGTTCACCGGTGCAACCCTCGAGCGCGTTGGAAAGTACTGCTTCAGCTCGGAGGACGCCGCCCACAACTGCGAGAACATGATCGGCGCGGTGCAGATCCCCCTGGGATACGCCGGGCCCGTGAAGATCAACGGGGAGTACGCCCAGGGGGAGTTCCTGGTCCCCATGGCCACCACCGAGGGCGCCCTCATCGCCTCCGTTTCCAGGGGGATGTCCGTCATGAACGATGCGGGAGGCGTTCGCGCCAAGACCTTCGGCGACTACATGACCCGCGCACCCGTCCTCAGGGTGAGGGACCTGGAGCATTCCTGCCAGGTCATCCAGTGGATCGATGCCCACGGGGACGAGATGAGGCAGGCCGTCGCAGGGACCACCTCCCACGGGAAGCTCGTCAAGATCGAGAAGTTCCCCACCGGAAGGAACCTCTACCTCAGGTTCTCCTTCGAGACCGGGGACGCTATGGGAATGAACATGGCCACCATCGCCTCCGAGGCGGTGTGCAGGCTCATCGAACAGGAGACCGGTGCCGTCATGGTCTCCGTTTCCGGCAACATGTGCTCGGACAAGAAGCCCGCCGCCATCAACATGATCGAGGGGAGGGGCAAGACCGTGGTAGCGGAGGCCCTCATCCCCGCGGACATCGTCGAGAAGAGGCTCCACGCCTCCGCATCCGCGATCGTCGAGACCAACATCAGGAAGAACCTCATCGGATCCTCCATGGCCGGGATGCTGGGAGCCAACGCCCACGCCGCGAACATGGTCGCAGCCGTCTTCCTAGCCACCGGACAGGACCCCGCACAGGTCACCGAGGGCGCGCTCACCCTCACCGACTGCGAGGACGTGGACGGATCGCTCTACATCAGCGTCAGGATGCCCTCCATCGAGGTGGGTACCGTCGGAGGGGGCACCTCCCTCCCCACCCAGGCCGAGGCGCTCAACATGATCGGGTGCAAGGGGGCCGGGAAGGCGAGGAAGCTCGCGGAGATCATCGCGGCCACCGTCCTCGCCGGAGAGCTCTCCACCCTCGCCGCACAGGCCGCCGGACAGCTCGGAAAGGCCCACGCGGAGCTCGGGAGGGGTAAGAAATGA
- a CDS encoding phenylalanyl-tRNA synthetase, beta subunit produces MTNVNISYKDLKGLLGADVSQQTILERIPLLGSDIGDNVPGTDEMTIEFFPNRPDLYSVEGIARAMRQFLDIAPGLRKYDVKPSGIKATVTSDVRDVRPYFMCCAVYGVEVTDTVLRSMMELQEKLHITVGRKRAKLAIGIHDLDKVTPPFTFKTVDPDGISFVPLAKTEPMTPREILEKHEKGRAYAHLLEGKEKYPIIVDAEGKVLSFPPIINGALTTVTTETRNLLIDVTGFDATAVEGALNIVATALAERGGTIMSVEMEGAPKKVYPVLKARNITVSIKECSRYLGTALSSEQCIRALGRMGMNARTAGDKLTACIPAYRLDMMHPVDIYEDIAIGYGFENIGNRPYRVTQTFGKLLPETEFTMNAQDIMVGLGYTEITTLTLSNRRDEFELSGFPEVDSVTVTNPITEEHTCLRSYLMPSLMRILCNNKHRDLPQKIFEVGYVIRNNKNVPHLCALQAASRSSFTEVKSLAESILREFNVEYTLSACDYPTFVPGRGAFIEVDGKKIGLFGEMSPRTITGYEMTHPVMLVEMDLQPIIAKKSGRMV; encoded by the coding sequence ATGACCAACGTCAACATCAGCTACAAGGACCTGAAGGGGCTCCTCGGGGCGGATGTCTCCCAGCAGACCATCCTCGAGAGGATCCCCCTCCTCGGTTCCGACATCGGGGACAACGTCCCCGGTACAGACGAGATGACCATCGAGTTCTTCCCCAACCGCCCCGACCTGTACTCCGTCGAGGGAATCGCAAGGGCAATGAGGCAGTTCTTGGACATCGCGCCCGGACTCCGCAAGTACGATGTCAAACCCTCGGGCATCAAGGCGACCGTCACATCCGACGTCAGGGATGTCCGCCCCTACTTCATGTGCTGCGCCGTCTACGGCGTCGAGGTCACCGACACCGTCCTCCGCTCCATGATGGAGCTGCAGGAGAAACTGCACATCACCGTGGGGAGGAAGAGGGCCAAGCTCGCAATCGGCATCCACGACCTGGACAAGGTCACCCCTCCGTTCACATTCAAGACCGTCGACCCCGACGGCATATCATTCGTGCCCCTGGCAAAGACCGAGCCCATGACCCCCAGGGAGATCCTGGAGAAACACGAGAAGGGCAGGGCGTACGCCCACCTCCTCGAGGGGAAGGAGAAGTACCCCATCATCGTCGACGCGGAGGGGAAGGTCCTGTCCTTCCCCCCGATCATCAACGGCGCCCTCACCACCGTCACCACCGAGACCAGGAACCTCCTTATCGACGTGACCGGATTCGACGCGACCGCCGTCGAGGGTGCGCTGAACATCGTAGCCACCGCCCTCGCAGAGAGGGGAGGCACCATCATGTCCGTCGAGATGGAAGGGGCCCCTAAGAAAGTCTACCCCGTCCTCAAGGCCAGGAACATCACCGTCTCCATCAAGGAGTGCTCCAGGTACCTCGGCACCGCGCTCTCGTCCGAGCAGTGCATCAGGGCCCTGGGACGCATGGGGATGAACGCCCGCACCGCCGGGGACAAGCTCACCGCCTGCATCCCCGCATACAGGCTGGATATGATGCATCCCGTGGACATCTACGAGGACATCGCCATCGGATACGGCTTCGAGAACATCGGGAACCGCCCGTACCGCGTGACCCAGACCTTCGGGAAGCTCCTTCCGGAAACCGAGTTCACCATGAACGCCCAGGACATCATGGTGGGACTGGGATACACCGAGATCACCACCCTCACGCTCAGCAACCGCAGGGACGAGTTCGAGCTGTCCGGATTCCCGGAGGTGGACTCCGTGACCGTGACAAACCCGATCACCGAGGAGCATACCTGCCTCCGCTCGTACCTCATGCCCTCTCTGATGAGGATTCTGTGCAACAACAAGCACAGGGACCTGCCCCAGAAGATCTTCGAGGTCGGGTACGTCATACGCAACAACAAGAACGTCCCCCACCTCTGTGCCCTCCAGGCGGCTTCCAGGAGCAGCTTCACCGAGGTGAAGTCCCTGGCCGAGAGCATCCTCAGGGAGTTCAACGTGGAATACACCCTCAGCGCCTGCGACTACCCTACCTTCGTCCCCGGAAGGGGGGCCTTCATCGAGGTGGACGGCAAGAAGATCGGGCTCTTCGGGGAGATGTCACCCAGGACCATCACCGGTTACGAGATGACCCACCCGGTCATGCTCGTGGAGATGGACCTCCAGCCCATAATCGCCAAGAAATCCGGGAGGATGGTCTGA
- a CDS encoding Peroxiredoxin: protein MVEKGEEFPRFVMADENGETVDSKDLLGLRYVLFFYAKDNTPGCTTECVDFTALYPKFAVRNILLFGVSGDSSESHRKFREKHGIKEKLLVDKDHALAKQVGAFGEKKNYGKIVQGTIRSTFLIGKDGKVEEKWMNVKATGHAQRVLDGTLAHFRDDSVYDLEI, encoded by the coding sequence ATGGTCGAGAAAGGTGAGGAGTTCCCCCGCTTCGTCATGGCGGACGAGAACGGAGAGACGGTGGATTCGAAGGACCTTCTGGGTCTCCGCTACGTACTGTTCTTCTACGCCAAGGACAACACCCCCGGATGCACCACAGAGTGCGTTGATTTCACCGCCCTGTACCCCAAGTTCGCCGTCAGGAACATACTCCTGTTCGGCGTATCCGGAGACTCTTCGGAATCCCACCGGAAGTTCCGCGAGAAGCACGGGATCAAGGAGAAGCTCCTGGTGGACAAGGACCACGCCCTCGCCAAACAGGTCGGGGCCTTCGGGGAGAAGAAGAACTACGGGAAGATCGTCCAGGGCACCATCCGCTCCACCTTCCTGATCGGAAAGGACGGGAAGGTCGAGGAGAAGTGGATGAACGTCAAGGCCACGGGACATGCCCAGAGGGTTCTCGATGGCACTCTGGCACATTTCAGGGACGATTCCGTCTACGACCTCGAGATCTGA
- a CDS encoding Electron transfer flavoprotein, alpha subunit codes for MGCDSCSADGSCSNCKGSLPPGMLERYKLSVDRSDGYLVWIEIERDGPPRVSDSTKEVLSRIMEVNDCSRVWGVVFGHTELKALYHEIYSYGVETLYAVHGTQYIGYDPDVYSLAISQIIVRTEPAMVLFGGTEKGSELACRVSCILNAESATDCTSVEVNDRNMTVRDAVGEYSFGSFPQIASVKPGTYRIGEPKKDDRGTVIYWQMPPSE; via the coding sequence ATGGGCTGCGATTCCTGTTCCGCCGACGGTTCCTGTTCCAATTGCAAGGGCTCCCTCCCTCCGGGGATGCTCGAGAGGTACAAGCTTTCGGTTGACCGCTCCGACGGATATCTGGTCTGGATAGAGATCGAGAGGGACGGTCCCCCCAGGGTCTCCGATTCCACCAAGGAGGTCCTCTCCCGCATTATGGAGGTGAACGACTGCTCCAGGGTATGGGGCGTAGTGTTCGGGCATACCGAGCTCAAGGCACTGTACCACGAGATCTATTCGTACGGAGTGGAGACCCTCTACGCGGTCCACGGGACCCAATACATCGGATATGACCCAGACGTCTATTCTCTCGCCATCTCCCAGATCATCGTCCGCACCGAACCCGCCATGGTTCTGTTCGGAGGCACCGAAAAAGGCAGTGAGTTGGCCTGCAGGGTCTCCTGCATCCTGAATGCGGAATCCGCTACCGATTGTACATCTGTCGAAGTGAACGACAGGAACATGACCGTGAGGGATGCGGTCGGGGAGTACTCCTTCGGATCCTTCCCCCAGATAGCATCCGTCAAACCCGGAACCTATAGGATCGGCGAGCCTAAGAAGGATGACAGGGGGACGGTCATCTACTGGCAGATGCCGCCCTCCGAATGA